Proteins from a genomic interval of Paenibacillus sp. FSL H8-0048:
- the nagZ gene encoding beta-N-acetylhexosaminidase produces MKWLSLQKINNSPLRRSLLPLAASACLLLASGCEGNGNSAQVSTGTGSAPAAASASPAAAQTPAATEAEATPSPEASATPDPVSRKLAGMTLEEKIGQMLLVGVQGKSAGAEARKMIAEDKVGGIILYSGNVGSLKELVQLTNALKQSNAGNPAPLFMSVDQEGGKVSRLPDDYAAFPSNAAVGRGDDADDAGKMGELLGRAVKSSGFNMDFAPVLDINSNPDNPVIGDRSFGRSAELVTRLGIAEMKGLEHAGVIPVVKHYPGHGDTSVDSHLELPVINKTETQLAELEWQPFQAAIREKADAVMVAHILYPKLDPDKPASLSQVIIGQQLRGQMGYEGVVITDDMTMGAIIKNYSLPAAAIESVLAGSDILLVAHEYKNEQAVRAALLDSVKNGSISEARIDESVYRILALKAKYQLTDEAVPLPDLAGLNSDIQAWRKPFMRK; encoded by the coding sequence ATGAAATGGCTCAGCCTTCAAAAGATAAACAATAGTCCCCTCCGCCGCTCTCTCCTCCCGCTCGCCGCCTCCGCCTGCCTGCTTCTGGCAAGCGGCTGTGAGGGGAATGGAAATTCCGCACAGGTCAGCACCGGTACCGGCTCCGCCCCGGCAGCGGCGTCTGCCTCTCCGGCTGCTGCACAGACACCTGCGGCAACCGAAGCAGAAGCGACACCGTCACCTGAGGCTTCGGCCACTCCTGACCCCGTCTCCCGGAAGCTCGCCGGGATGACCCTGGAGGAGAAGATCGGGCAGATGCTGCTGGTCGGCGTCCAAGGCAAATCAGCAGGTGCTGAAGCGCGGAAGATGATTGCCGAAGACAAGGTGGGCGGAATCATTCTGTATTCGGGTAATGTCGGCAGCCTGAAGGAGCTGGTGCAGCTGACCAACGCCTTGAAGCAGAGCAATGCGGGGAATCCCGCGCCGCTGTTCATGAGTGTCGATCAGGAAGGCGGCAAGGTCAGCCGTCTTCCTGATGACTATGCCGCTTTCCCTTCGAACGCAGCTGTCGGCAGAGGAGACGATGCCGACGATGCCGGAAAGATGGGCGAGCTGCTCGGACGGGCGGTGAAATCCTCCGGCTTCAATATGGACTTCGCGCCGGTGCTCGATATCAACAGCAACCCGGATAATCCGGTAATTGGTGACCGTTCCTTCGGCCGCAGCGCAGAGCTTGTCACCCGGCTAGGCATTGCCGAGATGAAGGGGCTTGAGCACGCAGGCGTCATTCCCGTGGTCAAGCATTATCCAGGCCATGGCGATACCTCGGTGGATTCACATCTGGAGCTGCCTGTGATCAACAAGACAGAGACCCAGCTGGCAGAACTGGAATGGCAGCCATTCCAGGCAGCGATCCGGGAGAAGGCCGATGCTGTAATGGTGGCCCATATTCTATATCCGAAGCTCGACCCGGACAAGCCAGCGTCGCTGTCTCAAGTGATTATCGGCCAGCAGCTGCGCGGACAGATGGGATACGAAGGAGTAGTCATTACGGATGACATGACCATGGGTGCGATCATTAAGAATTACAGCCTCCCTGCTGCAGCAATAGAATCCGTATTGGCCGGCAGCGATATCCTGCTGGTCGCCCATGAATACAAGAACGAGCAAGCCGTGCGTGCCGCCCTGCTGGACAGTGTCAAGAACGGCAGCATCTCCGAAGCACGGATTGACGAGAGTGTCTATCGTATTCTGGCGCTGAAGGCCAAGTATCAGTTAACGGACGAAGCGGTGCCCTTGCCTGATCTTGCTGGCTTGAACAGTGACATCCAGGCTTGGCGCAAGCCGTTCATGCGAAAGTAA
- a CDS encoding efflux RND transporter periplasmic adaptor subunit has product MKRTLKKSLKWIIILGIIGTAGYFGYTKFFKADETADLPPEPMQVISFPVTEETLTSSVQIKGRSQYQQETLVYAPFASKVTSWKVENGAQVKKGQVLFTLDQSTLRNEIATAEATARKAKLEGELNAFVSQQEDDSSAPAGTEAERLKALAAQETARLSDELNQVNAEIQAKELAEKKAKLNTAVYHAPENGIFLFDSSTERPQTVTDNQYIGKIVDTNKVEFIAQVGEQDIFRIKKGMKVKVKMTAVKDLVLNGEVTGVAKFATTTTGQNTTGQLPQFEVVISMQPDEHLIGGLSLSGDVETSRKEKAVVVSNIAVIREGDLAFVMVDKGNGQYERKEIKTGMETTDKTEVLSGLKAGDTVVLQ; this is encoded by the coding sequence ATGAAGAGGACTCTAAAGAAGAGCCTGAAATGGATTATAATCTTAGGTATTATCGGAACTGCGGGTTATTTCGGATATACCAAATTCTTCAAGGCTGATGAGACTGCGGATCTCCCGCCTGAACCGATGCAGGTAATTAGCTTCCCGGTAACAGAAGAGACGTTGACCAGCTCAGTGCAGATCAAGGGCAGATCGCAATACCAGCAGGAGACGCTGGTGTATGCCCCCTTTGCTTCCAAGGTCACTTCCTGGAAGGTGGAGAACGGGGCACAGGTGAAGAAGGGCCAGGTGCTCTTCACTCTGGATCAGAGCACACTCCGTAATGAGATTGCTACAGCGGAAGCGACTGCCCGTAAGGCGAAGCTGGAGGGGGAGCTGAACGCTTTTGTCAGCCAGCAGGAGGATGATTCCTCGGCCCCGGCCGGAACAGAAGCAGAACGGCTAAAAGCCTTGGCTGCCCAGGAAACCGCCCGTCTGAGCGATGAGCTGAACCAGGTGAATGCCGAGATTCAAGCCAAAGAGCTTGCGGAGAAGAAGGCGAAGCTGAACACTGCGGTATACCATGCACCGGAGAACGGGATCTTCCTCTTCGACAGCAGCACGGAGCGGCCGCAGACCGTCACCGACAATCAGTACATTGGTAAGATTGTGGACACGAACAAGGTAGAGTTCATTGCGCAGGTCGGGGAGCAGGACATCTTCCGCATCAAAAAGGGTATGAAGGTAAAGGTGAAGATGACCGCCGTAAAAGATCTGGTCCTGAACGGAGAGGTAACCGGAGTGGCCAAGTTCGCCACAACGACTACCGGACAGAACACAACCGGCCAGCTTCCGCAATTTGAGGTAGTCATCTCCATGCAGCCGGACGAGCATTTGATTGGCGGCCTTAGCCTGAGCGGAGACGTGGAGACCTCGCGCAAAGAGAAGGCGGTGGTTGTATCCAATATCGCCGTCATCCGCGAAGGGGATCTGGCCTTCGTGATGGTGGACAAAGGAAACGGCCAGTACGAACGCAAAGAGATCAAGACCGGAATGGAAACGACTGATAAAACTGAGGTGTTATCGGGACTGAAGGCAGGAGACACCGTGGTTCTGCAATAG
- a CDS encoding ABC transporter permease: MKIRDISRMAWEQVKRRKVVTGLCMTGISIGCAAIIVALSVGQSAQVYVTEQVNANFKMDEIMVSPGGGIPSNGGQSAGGGSGGGAENLDQGKLTDQKLEIIRGLNHVKAASPFQEAGYLQILTVDNKISDVKIVVTDLQKLTAYDHKFKQGGANDQVGTVVLNHGATLGLIDLETREKLFEQMSSGPYNPELYQQYEKLSTVPSELYRKQVQIQAQDYSSTSQTIKLSSPLQVGGILALPKGMDDQRASYDKIMYMSPETAQQLAKELTFDNSTSSSLSLPPEGSYNSVTVKVDDVANIKPVEQMIQKLTLNAQDNLYQQEMLKEQFDMIKMAALGIGVFILIIASISIIVAMTMSTHQRRRQIGIMKVLGANMGQIRNMFITEAALLGLLGGMLGVAFSYLIVMALNKLVGSAGEGMNFFIPVMNLPVGMSFAIMTGVLSGIYPAISASRTDALTAIKRD, from the coding sequence GTGAAGATCAGAGACATTTCACGGATGGCCTGGGAACAGGTCAAACGGCGAAAGGTAGTTACAGGTCTGTGTATGACCGGGATATCCATCGGCTGCGCAGCCATTATCGTAGCCTTGAGTGTGGGCCAGTCGGCACAGGTCTATGTGACTGAACAGGTGAATGCCAACTTCAAAATGGATGAGATTATGGTCTCGCCTGGCGGAGGAATTCCGTCCAACGGTGGCCAGAGCGCAGGCGGCGGATCGGGAGGTGGGGCCGAGAACCTTGATCAGGGCAAGCTGACTGACCAGAAGCTGGAGATTATCCGCGGACTGAACCATGTGAAGGCGGCTTCGCCTTTTCAGGAGGCCGGATATCTCCAGATACTAACGGTAGACAACAAGATCTCGGATGTGAAGATTGTGGTGACTGATCTCCAGAAGCTGACAGCCTATGATCACAAATTCAAACAGGGCGGGGCGAACGACCAGGTTGGAACGGTAGTGCTTAATCACGGGGCTACCCTGGGCCTGATTGATCTGGAGACCCGGGAGAAGCTGTTCGAGCAGATGAGCAGCGGGCCGTATAACCCCGAGCTGTATCAGCAGTATGAGAAATTGTCCACAGTACCGTCCGAGTTGTACCGTAAGCAAGTCCAGATTCAGGCTCAGGATTACAGTTCTACTTCACAGACAATCAAGCTTAGCTCGCCGCTTCAGGTCGGCGGCATTCTGGCGCTTCCCAAGGGAATGGATGATCAGCGGGCCTCTTACGACAAGATTATGTATATGTCGCCGGAGACCGCCCAGCAGCTCGCCAAGGAGCTGACCTTCGATAATTCTACTTCCAGTTCACTCAGTCTCCCGCCGGAAGGAAGCTACAACTCGGTTACGGTCAAAGTAGACGATGTGGCGAACATCAAGCCGGTGGAGCAGATGATTCAGAAGCTGACCCTGAACGCTCAAGATAATCTGTACCAGCAGGAGATGCTGAAGGAGCAATTTGATATGATCAAAATGGCGGCGCTCGGCATCGGGGTATTCATTCTGATCATCGCCTCCATCTCGATCATAGTGGCCATGACCATGTCCACTCATCAGCGGCGGCGCCAGATTGGTATTATGAAGGTCCTCGGGGCTAACATGGGGCAGATCCGCAACATGTTCATTACCGAAGCCGCACTTCTGGGACTGCTCGGGGGTATGCTGGGTGTCGCTTTCTCCTATTTAATTGTCATGGCACTTAACAAGCTGGTAGGCAGCGCAGGGGAGGGGATGAATTTCTTCATTCCGGTGATGAATCTGCCGGTCGGAATGTCCTTTGCCATTATGACCGGTGTGCTGTCGGGGATCTATCCGGCGATCAGCGCCTCCAGAACCGATGCATTAACCGCTATTAAACGTGACTAA
- a CDS encoding helix-turn-helix transcriptional regulator, producing MRKHWVLPQPAYAHYVCYPEMLGHYSDFPEHAERRSEGFLNSYNLHMVFGGEGYVFQGGERISMRRGSGFLFPRGAYQQYGSDPGDAWDVRWMHFTTAMPLTMLEEADQTRGYFFTFDPVTGYEALFEEMYRLSAGYETRSEPRLSTLLYEILVTLMQNSEPLHGSVPLEIRHSIRLTADRIYSECERSWTLESMASLAGYSSYHFLRLFRSIMGKTPNRYLSDCRMARAKLLLASTKLSVAQIALQSGFQQSSYFIKVFRQLEGMPPNQYRRSFNS from the coding sequence ATGAGAAAGCACTGGGTTCTGCCGCAGCCCGCTTATGCCCACTATGTATGTTATCCGGAGATGCTGGGGCATTACAGCGACTTCCCGGAGCATGCAGAGCGCAGAAGCGAGGGGTTCCTGAACAGCTACAATCTCCACATGGTTTTCGGCGGAGAAGGGTACGTATTTCAGGGAGGGGAGCGGATATCCATGAGGCGGGGCAGCGGGTTTCTTTTCCCCAGGGGAGCTTATCAGCAGTATGGTTCTGATCCCGGAGACGCCTGGGATGTGCGCTGGATGCACTTCACCACGGCGATGCCTCTGACTATGCTGGAGGAGGCGGATCAGACACGCGGCTACTTCTTCACCTTCGATCCCGTCACCGGCTATGAAGCGCTCTTCGAGGAAATGTACCGGCTCAGCGCAGGCTATGAGACCCGGAGTGAACCGCGCCTCTCTACACTGCTCTATGAGATTCTGGTTACGCTGATGCAGAACTCCGAGCCGCTCCACGGCTCCGTTCCGCTGGAGATCCGGCATTCCATCCGGCTTACCGCCGACAGAATCTACAGTGAGTGTGAGCGGTCCTGGACGCTGGAGTCCATGGCCAGCCTTGCCGGTTACAGCAGCTACCATTTTCTCCGTCTGTTCCGCAGCATTATGGGCAAGACGCCGAACCGGTATTTAAGCGATTGCCGGATGGCCCGGGCCAAGCTGCTGCTGGCTTCCACCAAGCTGTCCGTTGCGCAAATTGCGCTGCAGAGCGGTTTTCAACAATCCAGTTATTTCATCAAGGTGTTCAGACAGCTCGAAGGGATGCCGCCGAACCAATACAGACGTTCCTTCAACTCATAG